In Bradyrhizobium paxllaeri, the genomic stretch ATCGTTCAAGGGCTGGGCCATCTTCGAAGCCGAGTTGCTCTCGAAAACCTGGAGCGGAATGCTTGAGACCGTGATGACCGGCAAGACCGCGGCGGAATTGCAAGGCTTCGCCAGCAGTTTCGATCTGATGGGCCGATCGCCTGATCTCGTCGGCAAGTTCAATGTGGCGATGACGGAGCTCACGCGGCTGGTCACACCGGATATCCTTCGCTCCTACGACTTCAGCGGGATCTCTCACCTGATGGACGTCGGCGGCGGCTCCGGCGAATTGCTCGGCGCCATCGCGCAGCAAAACCGGAAACTGCGCGGCACTGTTTTCGACCTCCCGCGATGCGCCGAGGCCGCGAGCCAGCATCTCCAGCAAACCGGCATCAGCGATCGCGTTGAATTCGTCGCCGGCGATTTCTTCAAATCCGTTCCTGCCATTGCCGACGCGATCATCCTCAAGAGCATCATCCACGATTGGAACGATGCGCGCAGTATCTCGATCTTGCGAAATTGTCGCGCGGCGCTGCCGGGCAACGGCAAGCTGTTGCTCGTCGAACGGCTGATGCCGGAAACGCCGGCCGCTACCGACGAGGACAAGGCGCATGCGTTGAGCGATCTGAACATGATGCGCGGGCCCGGCGGCTGCGAGCGCACCAGGGAGCAGTATCGCGAACTGATCGAGCAAAGCGGTTTTGCCCTGGCCGCGGTTCATCCCGCCGGCCGCTTCAACGTGATCGAGGCGCGTTCTGCGTAAGCTAGGGAATGCCGGGTGAGGGGATGCAACACCACCCGGCATCACACCTCAGCTGTAAACGAACGCCTTGTCCTTGAGGTCGATGGCCGGAAACTCGTCCTTTTCCGCCCAGTAATCCTGGTTGTGCTGCCATTCCGGCTTTTCGCCGCGCTTGGGCAACAGGTGCATGCCGCGCATCATGTAGCCGGGATTGAAGTTCTCCGGATCGATCCAGGGCAGCAGCGGCATGTTGTGGTCCTCGGGGCGAAGCTCCGCCGTCACTTTCTTGGCGCCGGTCGCCTTCATGTGCGTGAGCAGCCGGCAGACGAAGTCGGCGACGAGATCGACGCGCAGCGTCCAGCTCGCGCGGAAATAGCCGAACACCCAGACGAGGTTCGGCACGCCCGTGAACATCATGCCGCGATAGGTCACGGTGTCGGCGAAGTCGAGCGGCTTGCCGTCGACGGCGAACTCGATGTCGCCATTGGCGCAGAGGTTGAAGCCCGTCGCTGTCACGATGATGTCGGCCTCCAGCTCCTGGCCTGACTTCAGCAGAATGCCTTTTTCGGTGAAGCGGTCGATTTCGTCGGTGACGACGGAGGCCTTGCCGGACTTGATCCCCTGGAACAGGTCGCCGTCAGGAATGAAGGCGATGCGCTGCCGCCACGGCCGGTATTTCGGCGTGAAGTGGGTCGCGATGTCGTAGTCCTTGCCGAGATAGGCTTCGACGGCGGAAAGCAGATCCTTCTTGGCCGCTTCCGGCTCGGCAAACGTCTTGCGGGTGAAGGCGTCCTGGTCGAACAGGATCTTGCGCCGGGTGATCTCGTGGATCCAGTGCTCGTCGACCTGCAGCTTCCGCAGCTCCTCGGCGATCTCGATCGCGTTGCGCCCGGTGCGAAAGTACGTCGGCGAGCGCTGCAGCATGGTGACATGCGCGCAGTCGGCCGCCATCGCCGGGATCAGCGTCGCCGCGGTGGCACCGGAGCCGATCACGATGACGCGCTTGTTGCTGTAGTCGAGGTCTTCAGGCCATTTCTGCGGATGGACGACCGGGCCCTTGAATTTGGCCATGTCCTTCCACTCCGGCGTATAGCCTTCGGTGTGGCGGTAATAGCCCTGGCACATCCAGAAGAAACTGGTGGTGAAGCGCCGCCGCTCGCCGGTGTCGGTACGCGTGGCTTCGATGGTCCAGAGATTTTCCTCGCTCGACCATTTCGCCGAGGTGATGGTGTGCTGGTAGCGGATGTGAGGCGCGAGATCGTTCTCCTCGATCACCTCGCCCATGTATTTGAGGATTTCCGCCGCACTCGCGATCGGCGCCGTGGTCCACGGCTTGAAGCGATAACCGAAGGTGTGCAGGTCGCTGTCGGAGCGGATGCCGGGATAACGGTGGGTGGTCCAGGTGCCGCCGAATGTCTTCTGCGCTTCCAGCGCGACGAACGTCGTTCCCGGGCACTGCGTGGTGAGGTGATAGGCGGCGCCAACGCCGGAGATGCCGGCGCCTGCGATGACGACGTCGAAATGCTCAGTGGTTCGGGGCGCAGTTGCGTCGATCTGGGTCTGAACGTTCATCTTCCCTGTTTCTTTTTCGTTTGTTGTGTCTTGAAAAACGAAACGCCAGAACCGTGAGGTTCTGGCGCCGTAGGTCGTCAGCGAATTACACTTCGCGGCGGCTGAGGAACGCCAGCCGCTCGAACAGGTGCACGTCCTGTTCGTTCTTGAGCAGCGCGCCATGCAGCGGCGGGATCAGCTTGCGCGGGTCGCGCTCCCTCAGCATTTCCGGCGTGATGTCCTCGTTCAGCAAGAGCTTCAACCAGTCGAGCAGCTCCGAGGTCGAGGGCTTCTTCTTCAGGCCCGGGACTTCGCGCACCTCGAAGAAGATGCGCAGCGCTTCTTCCACCAGCCGCTTCTTGATGCCGGGGAAGTGGACGTCGACGATCCGGCCCATGGTGTCGGCGTCGGGGAACTTGATGTAGTGGAAGAAGCAGCGGCGCAGG encodes the following:
- a CDS encoding flavin-containing monooxygenase — protein: MNVQTQIDATAPRTTEHFDVVIAGAGISGVGAAYHLTTQCPGTTFVALEAQKTFGGTWTTHRYPGIRSDSDLHTFGYRFKPWTTAPIASAAEILKYMGEVIEENDLAPHIRYQHTITSAKWSSEENLWTIEATRTDTGERRRFTTSFFWMCQGYYRHTEGYTPEWKDMAKFKGPVVHPQKWPEDLDYSNKRVIVIGSGATAATLIPAMAADCAHVTMLQRSPTYFRTGRNAIEIAEELRKLQVDEHWIHEITRRKILFDQDAFTRKTFAEPEAAKKDLLSAVEAYLGKDYDIATHFTPKYRPWRQRIAFIPDGDLFQGIKSGKASVVTDEIDRFTEKGILLKSGQELEADIIVTATGFNLCANGDIEFAVDGKPLDFADTVTYRGMMFTGVPNLVWVFGYFRASWTLRVDLVADFVCRLLTHMKATGAKKVTAELRPEDHNMPLLPWIDPENFNPGYMMRGMHLLPKRGEKPEWQHNQDYWAEKDEFPAIDLKDKAFVYS
- a CDS encoding methyltransferase, producing MASQVSALRLFDLIHSHRVTAAIYVAARLGLAELLRDGPRTPRELAKATGADEGALGRLLVALSTIDLCSRTGGGSYALTEVGARLDGEAAQSFKGWAIFEAELLSKTWSGMLETVMTGKTAAELQGFASSFDLMGRSPDLVGKFNVAMTELTRLVTPDILRSYDFSGISHLMDVGGGSGELLGAIAQQNRKLRGTVFDLPRCAEAASQHLQQTGISDRVEFVAGDFFKSVPAIADAIILKSIIHDWNDARSISILRNCRAALPGNGKLLLVERLMPETPAATDEDKAHALSDLNMMRGPGGCERTREQYRELIEQSGFALAAVHPAGRFNVIEARSA